One segment of Sphingomonas qomolangmaensis DNA contains the following:
- a CDS encoding acyl-CoA dehydrogenase family protein — protein sequence MDFTLSDRETHFRDRVKAFIDRHIAPRDAEYHADIAAGDRWAPSKLIEELKPRAREAGLWNLFMPPHSGQVHVDDSFAFEGTQLTNLEYALCAEEMGRIHWASEVFNCSAPDTGNMEVFHRYGSRDQKERWLGPLMDGAIRSAFLMTEPAVASSDATNIETAMVRDGDDYVINGRKWWSSGTGDPRCKVAIVMGKTDPEAKRHAQQSMILVPLDTPGVKIERMLSVYGYDHAPHGHGEVVLENVRVPASNLLLGEGRGFEIAQGRLGPGRIHHCMRTIGTAEMAIELMAKRLLSRTAFGKRIADQSVWEQRIARARIDIEMTRLLCLKAADMMDKAGNKSAQLEIAMIKVQAPMMALQLLDDAIQAYGGAGVSGDTPLAGAWASLRTLRFADGPDEVHNRAIARAEFGKYAV from the coding sequence ATGGATTTCACGCTGAGCGACCGCGAGACGCATTTCCGCGATCGGGTGAAGGCGTTCATCGACCGCCATATCGCCCCGCGCGACGCCGAGTATCACGCCGACATCGCCGCGGGCGATCGCTGGGCACCCTCGAAGCTGATCGAGGAGCTCAAGCCGCGCGCGCGCGAAGCGGGGCTGTGGAATCTCTTCATGCCGCCGCATTCGGGGCAGGTGCATGTCGACGACAGCTTCGCGTTCGAGGGGACGCAGCTAACCAACCTCGAATATGCGCTGTGCGCCGAGGAAATGGGGCGAATCCATTGGGCGAGCGAGGTGTTCAACTGCTCGGCCCCCGACACGGGTAACATGGAAGTGTTCCATCGCTATGGCAGCCGCGACCAAAAGGAGCGCTGGCTGGGGCCGTTGATGGACGGCGCGATCCGGTCGGCGTTTCTGATGACCGAACCCGCTGTCGCCTCATCCGACGCGACCAACATCGAAACCGCGATGGTCCGCGATGGCGACGACTACGTGATCAACGGGCGCAAATGGTGGTCGTCGGGCACCGGCGATCCGCGCTGCAAGGTGGCGATCGTGATGGGCAAGACTGATCCAGAGGCCAAGCGCCACGCGCAGCAGAGCATGATCCTGGTGCCGCTCGACACGCCGGGCGTGAAGATCGAGCGGATGCTTTCGGTTTATGGGTATGATCACGCGCCGCACGGGCATGGCGAGGTCGTGCTTGAAAACGTGCGCGTTCCGGCGAGCAACCTGTTGCTTGGCGAAGGGCGCGGGTTCGAGATCGCGCAAGGTCGGCTGGGGCCGGGGCGGATCCATCACTGCATGCGTACGATCGGTACCGCCGAGATGGCGATCGAACTGATGGCGAAGCGGCTGCTCAGCCGTACCGCGTTCGGCAAGCGGATCGCCGACCAGTCGGTTTGGGAACAGCGGATCGCACGCGCGCGGATCGATATCGAGATGACCCGGCTGCTGTGCCTGAAGGCCGCCGACATGATGGACAAGGCGGGCAACAAATCGGCGCAGCTCGAAATCGCGATGATCAAGGTGCAGGCGCCGATGATGGCGCTGCAGCTGCTCGACGATGCGATCCAGGCCTATGGCGGCGCGGGGGTGTCGGGCGACACCCCGCTGGCGGGCGCGTGGGCGAGCCTGCGGACGCTGCGTTTCGCTGATGGGCCCGACGAGGTGCATAATCGAGCGATCGCGCGTGCCGAGTTCGGGAAATATGCGGTTTGA
- a CDS encoding acyl-CoA thioesterase, with product MTEPNERATTPQALVAQLVDLLDVEEIDTDLYRGARQPGGTGRVFGGQVIGQALQAAQRSVEAPKVAHSLHAYFMRPGNEDHPIIYRVVRDFDGRSFANRRIIAMQRGAPILNMIASFHLPEEGLHHQDAMPDVPDPDTLRSDSELREEIREQVPEKLRRFFLRSRPIEIRPTNPRNWFAPEPSAPQQHSWFRVAAPLPDDPALHRAMLAYASDMSLLGTCMLPHGVNWMSGRLQTASLDHAVWLHEPFRFDEWLLYTTDSPWAGHARGFNRGRIFTRDGRLVASCAQEGLIRLRD from the coding sequence ATGACCGAACCCAACGAACGCGCCACCACCCCGCAAGCGCTCGTCGCGCAGCTCGTCGACCTGCTCGACGTCGAGGAGATCGACACCGACCTGTATCGCGGCGCGCGCCAGCCTGGCGGCACCGGGCGGGTGTTTGGCGGACAGGTGATCGGCCAGGCGCTCCAGGCGGCGCAGCGCTCGGTCGAGGCGCCCAAGGTCGCGCACTCGCTCCACGCCTATTTCATGCGTCCGGGCAACGAGGATCACCCGATCATCTACCGCGTCGTGCGCGATTTCGACGGACGCAGCTTCGCCAATCGCCGGATCATCGCGATGCAGCGCGGCGCGCCGATCCTCAACATGATCGCGTCGTTCCATCTCCCCGAAGAAGGGCTGCACCATCAGGATGCGATGCCCGACGTCCCCGATCCCGACACGCTGCGCAGCGACAGCGAGCTTCGCGAGGAAATCCGCGAGCAGGTGCCCGAAAAGCTCCGCCGCTTCTTTCTGCGGTCGCGCCCGATCGAGATCCGCCCGACCAACCCACGCAACTGGTTCGCGCCCGAACCCTCGGCGCCGCAGCAGCATAGCTGGTTCCGCGTCGCCGCGCCGCTGCCCGACGATCCCGCGCTCCACCGCGCGATGCTCGCTTATGCCAGCGACATGAGCCTGCTCGGCACGTGCATGCTGCCGCACGGCGTCAACTGGATGTCGGGCCGGCTGCAAACCGCCAGCCTTGATCATGCGGTGTGGCTGCACGAGCCCTTCCGCTTCGACGAATGGTTGCTCTACACCACCGACAGCCCCTGGGCGGGGCATGCCCGCGGCTTCAATCGCGGACGCATCTTCACCCGCGACGGGCGACTGGTGGCGAGCTGCGCGCAGGAGGGGCTGATCCGATTGCGCGATTGA
- a CDS encoding GGDEF domain-containing protein yields the protein MDTATRGKLGNGATSFRWLFEPAGEVSDAGRSFLLGQLLSAPAAAIMGSLCAIVIVTVALLRSGHPVYAILLGLECTLIVWRFADWKRREANLRADATLVPTIDTSVLLSVLWCTLQGISAFVIMSDDDPVMRVLSATLVMALIGPICARNYAAPRFAFLLILLCDLPFVAGALASREPWLAIIVLITPPFLLGAMQIITTFHRAMLRSLAAEARNLRLAQHDSLTGVLNRQGMDAALSEIAPDNARTMALLAIDLDGFKQVNDNHGHGAGDLLLIQVARRIEAELSGEHLLGRMGGDEFMVVMRNVAPAEVQESVESLIAAISHRPYELGSAAVVRVGVSIGFACTPEDAATTVDLRLRSDEALYAAKGAGKGVGLRYREHVDEAAAAPDAGQLSSKFARLDSGTRYCG from the coding sequence ATGGATACCGCAACGCGCGGCAAGCTGGGTAACGGTGCTACATCGTTTCGGTGGTTGTTCGAGCCCGCGGGCGAGGTCAGCGACGCTGGCCGGTCGTTCCTGCTCGGCCAATTGCTGAGTGCGCCGGCCGCCGCGATCATGGGATCGCTTTGCGCGATCGTTATCGTCACCGTGGCGCTGCTGCGCAGCGGCCACCCCGTTTACGCGATCCTGCTGGGGCTTGAATGCACGCTGATCGTCTGGCGCTTTGCCGACTGGAAGCGGCGCGAGGCAAATCTCAGGGCAGATGCCACGCTGGTACCGACGATCGACACGTCGGTATTGTTGTCGGTGCTGTGGTGTACGCTGCAGGGCATCTCGGCGTTCGTGATCATGTCGGACGACGATCCGGTGATGCGCGTGCTGTCGGCCACGCTTGTGATGGCGCTGATCGGACCGATTTGCGCGCGCAACTACGCGGCGCCGCGCTTCGCGTTCCTGCTCATCCTCCTGTGCGACCTGCCCTTCGTCGCCGGGGCGCTAGCGTCGCGCGAGCCCTGGTTGGCGATCATCGTGCTCATCACGCCGCCCTTCCTGCTCGGCGCGATGCAGATCATCACCACCTTTCACCGCGCGATGCTTCGGTCGCTCGCCGCCGAGGCGCGCAATCTGCGCCTCGCGCAACATGACTCGCTCACCGGCGTCCTCAACCGGCAAGGCATGGATGCCGCCCTCAGCGAGATCGCGCCCGACAATGCGCGCACGATGGCGCTGCTCGCGATCGACCTCGACGGTTTCAAGCAGGTCAATGACAACCATGGCCACGGCGCCGGGGACCTGCTGCTGATCCAGGTCGCGCGGCGCATCGAGGCCGAACTCTCGGGCGAGCATCTGCTGGGCCGAATGGGCGGCGATGAATTCATGGTGGTGATGCGCAACGTCGCGCCCGCCGAGGTGCAGGAGTCGGTCGAAAGCCTGATCGCGGCGATCTCGCACCGGCCCTATGAATTGGGGAGCGCGGCCGTCGTTCGCGTCGGCGTCAGCATCGGTTTCGCCTGTACGCCCGAGGATGCAGCAACCACGGTCGATCTGCGGCTTCGATCGGATGAGGCGCTCTATGCGGCGAAAGGCGCGGGGAAAGGCGTGGGGCTGCGATATCGCGAGCACGTCGACGAAGCCGCGGCTGCCCCCGACGCGGGACAGCTCAGCTCGAAATTTGCACGGTTGGATAGCGGCACGCGCTACTGCGGATAG
- a CDS encoding YdcH family protein → MDEAELLRRLEALRVEHRDLDAAIAAMTDTGSTDQLQIARLKKRKLRLRDEIALVEDEMIPDIIA, encoded by the coding sequence ATGGACGAGGCCGAACTGCTGCGCCGCCTGGAAGCGCTGCGCGTCGAACATCGCGATCTGGACGCCGCGATCGCCGCGATGACCGACACCGGATCGACCGACCAGCTGCAGATCGCGCGGCTGAAGAAGCGCAAGCTTCGACTGCGCGACGAAATCGCGCTGGTCGAGGACGAGATGATCCCGGACATCATCGCCTGA
- a CDS encoding energy transducer TonB produces the protein MIRRLALIGVVLALSPAAAQQRPLAVSPPPPPPPPSVPPPVVATSTGQMINRQKLLDYRPGDVRCGSETIHPERVERPLTMLRYGDVPAIPVMLRFRIDSTGRPLSIVRESERFPENDDLLPSFAAWQFPDGARADCSISFYPVAEPIETVSPAAARRYLALGGFRPGQAPRPLWDRAQLPGGCVQRWPQLLTQSFPRFDTIAAPPASLSATFLGFDIDGEGVPTNIRTLDSDGNAALDVAGREAIAKWRYAEGPRSGCTYPYHRRQQVPLAPPEAPDPAALRDPAARCDTAEAWQTPPVLTFPDPYRKRAIEGWAIIAFDVAPWGATGNVRVLAAEPTSDFGDAAKRVVEQSRKMASETGASGCTERVRFAMTSD, from the coding sequence ATGATCCGTCGCCTTGCCCTTATCGGCGTCGTCCTGGCGCTGTCGCCCGCCGCCGCGCAGCAGCGGCCTCTCGCAGTGTCACCACCGCCGCCGCCACCGCCGCCTTCGGTGCCGCCGCCGGTCGTGGCGACATCGACCGGGCAAATGATCAACCGGCAAAAGCTGCTCGACTACCGCCCGGGCGACGTGCGCTGTGGCAGCGAGACGATCCACCCCGAGCGCGTAGAGCGGCCGCTGACCATGTTGCGCTATGGCGACGTGCCGGCGATTCCGGTCATGCTTCGGTTCCGTATCGATAGTACAGGACGGCCGCTGAGCATTGTTCGCGAGAGCGAGCGTTTCCCCGAGAACGATGACCTGTTGCCGAGCTTCGCAGCGTGGCAATTCCCCGATGGCGCACGCGCGGATTGCAGCATCAGCTTCTACCCGGTGGCCGAACCGATCGAAACGGTGAGCCCAGCGGCTGCGCGCCGCTATCTAGCGCTCGGCGGGTTTCGGCCCGGCCAGGCGCCGCGACCATTGTGGGACCGGGCGCAACTGCCGGGAGGATGCGTCCAGCGGTGGCCGCAACTGCTCACGCAAAGCTTCCCGCGTTTCGATACGATTGCCGCGCCGCCCGCGTCGCTCTCGGCAACCTTCCTGGGGTTCGACATCGATGGCGAGGGGGTACCGACCAACATCCGGACGCTCGACAGCGACGGCAACGCAGCGCTCGATGTCGCTGGGCGCGAGGCGATCGCCAAGTGGCGCTATGCTGAGGGGCCGCGGAGTGGTTGCACCTATCCCTACCATCGCAGGCAGCAGGTGCCGCTGGCGCCGCCCGAGGCCCCCGATCCCGCAGCGCTGCGCGATCCCGCGGCGCGCTGCGACACCGCCGAAGCATGGCAGACGCCGCCGGTGCTGACCTTCCCCGATCCCTATCGCAAGCGCGCGATCGAAGGCTGGGCGATTATCGCGTTCGACGTCGCGCCCTGGGGCGCGACGGGCAATGTCCGCGTGCTCGCGGCCGAGCCGACGAGCGATTTCGGCGACGCCGCCAAGCGCGTGGTCGAGCAATCGCGCAAGATGGCGTCGGAGACCGGCGCGTCGGGCTGCACCGAGCGCGTGCGCTTCGCGATGACTAGCGACTGA
- a CDS encoding DUF1465 family protein, with amino-acid sequence MDPDGTLRIERRLIDSLYVEAMLLADEARGYFDEGGKGDRDALAPLARVSFSCESLKLTTRLMHVIAWLLTQRAVAAGELSPRDALDRTRRLGGAPASDDAAIAAMPRAAGALVRASIDLHRRVALLDSAQARPRFAPSPARSMIDRLAGAF; translated from the coding sequence ATGGACCCTGACGGCACGCTACGCATCGAACGAAGGCTGATCGACTCGCTTTATGTCGAGGCGATGCTGCTGGCCGACGAGGCGCGCGGCTATTTCGACGAAGGCGGCAAGGGCGACCGCGATGCGCTGGCGCCGCTGGCGCGGGTGTCGTTCTCGTGCGAGTCGCTCAAGCTTACGACCCGGCTGATGCACGTAATCGCCTGGCTGTTGACGCAGCGCGCGGTGGCGGCGGGCGAACTCTCGCCGCGCGACGCGCTCGACCGTACGCGAAGGCTGGGCGGCGCGCCCGCCAGCGACGATGCGGCGATCGCGGCGATGCCCCGCGCGGCGGGCGCGCTGGTGCGCGCGAGCATCGACCTGCATCGGCGGGTAGCGCTACTCGACTCGGCGCAAGCGCGACCGCGGTTCGCCCCAAGCCCGGCGCGATCGATGATCGACCGGCTCGCCGGGGCGTTTTAA
- a CDS encoding SDR family NAD(P)-dependent oxidoreductase — protein sequence MQARFEGKSIIVTGAGSGIGRAVSRAFAGEGGRVVCADLTEGCEETAALIAADGGTALAIRIDAGSEPDVERMVALACEAHGGIDVVHANAGISGGIAGLFEGTPEQWTKILRVNLIGPFLAIKHAAPRIVERGGGAIVCTASVAGLRSGAGGVPYSASKAGVISLVQTSAQQLSGSNVRVNAVCPGLVETGMTKRAYDYAREKGVEDRIGRLNPLRRGGEPEEIARVVLFLASDEASYVNGQAIAVDGGLSSSHPVTRQEFGKTAA from the coding sequence ATGCAGGCAAGGTTCGAGGGAAAGTCGATCATCGTCACCGGCGCGGGATCGGGGATCGGTCGCGCGGTGTCGCGCGCCTTCGCCGGCGAAGGTGGGCGCGTGGTGTGCGCCGACCTGACCGAGGGGTGCGAGGAGACCGCGGCGTTGATCGCCGCAGATGGCGGCACCGCGCTGGCGATCCGAATCGACGCGGGCAGCGAGCCCGATGTCGAGCGGATGGTCGCGCTGGCGTGCGAGGCACATGGCGGGATCGACGTGGTCCATGCCAATGCCGGCATCTCGGGCGGTATCGCCGGCTTGTTCGAGGGCACGCCCGAGCAATGGACCAAGATATTGCGCGTCAACCTGATCGGCCCGTTTCTGGCGATCAAGCACGCCGCGCCGCGGATCGTCGAGCGCGGCGGGGGCGCGATCGTCTGCACCGCCAGCGTCGCCGGCTTGCGATCGGGGGCGGGCGGAGTGCCCTATTCGGCATCGAAGGCGGGCGTCATCAGCCTGGTCCAGACGAGCGCGCAGCAACTGTCGGGCAGCAACGTGCGGGTCAACGCGGTCTGCCCTGGGCTCGTCGAAACCGGCATGACCAAGCGCGCCTATGACTATGCGCGCGAAAAGGGAGTCGAGGACCGGATCGGGCGGCTGAACCCGTTGCGGCGCGGCGGCGAGCCCGAAGAGATTGCGCGCGTGGTGTTGTTCCTGGCCTCGGATGAAGCGAGCTATGTCAACGGACAGGCGATCGCGGTCGATGGCGGGCTTTCGTCGAGCCATCCGGTGACGCGGCAGGAGTTCGGTAAGACCGCGGCCTAG
- a CDS encoding TetR/AcrR family transcriptional regulator, translated as MNAPQSVRQGTETGTKRFQAKRDAILAAAAEAINEQSAKGMTFADVARRVGLNTTSVTYYFKRKEDLAAACFDQTLTTLLAMLDEALQQPTPERRVERFLAINMARLTRIRTGEETDFAILSDLRAMEEPLKAHLLAGWREVFRKTRSLFGTPQSRAHTDLNGARAHVLLENSFWLNVWLDRYGIDQYPRVEARVMDVFRHGIGGPGEHWAPTALDLTHGQSTSSRESFLLAATRLINELGYRGASVQRIASELNVTKGSFYHHLDAKDDLVIECYKRSFGTITDAQREADDQGGSHWQRLTATLATLLDIQFSERGPLLRTTALSGLPIEVRQTMIDHSNRIARRFAGTMSDGIAEGSIRAIDPLVASQILMALQNAAFDMRKWAGTMPRDRAVAFYASTLAFGLFDDRVLAE; from the coding sequence ATGAACGCCCCGCAGAGCGTCCGACAGGGGACGGAAACAGGTACCAAACGCTTCCAGGCCAAGCGCGACGCGATCCTCGCGGCGGCGGCCGAGGCGATCAACGAGCAATCGGCGAAGGGGATGACCTTTGCCGACGTCGCGCGCCGCGTCGGGCTCAACACCACCAGCGTGACCTATTATTTCAAGCGCAAGGAAGACCTTGCCGCCGCCTGTTTCGACCAGACGCTCACCACCTTGCTGGCGATGCTCGACGAAGCCCTGCAACAGCCGACGCCAGAACGGCGCGTCGAACGCTTCCTCGCGATCAACATGGCCCGCCTCACCCGCATCCGCACGGGCGAGGAAACCGACTTCGCGATCCTCTCCGACCTTCGCGCGATGGAGGAGCCGCTCAAGGCGCACTTGCTCGCGGGCTGGCGCGAGGTGTTCCGCAAGACACGCAGCCTGTTCGGCACGCCGCAATCGCGCGCGCATACCGATCTCAACGGCGCGCGCGCGCATGTGCTGCTCGAAAACAGCTTCTGGCTCAACGTTTGGCTAGATCGCTACGGCATCGATCAATATCCGCGCGTCGAGGCGCGGGTGATGGACGTCTTCCGCCACGGCATCGGCGGCCCTGGCGAGCACTGGGCGCCTACCGCGCTCGACTTGACGCATGGCCAGTCGACCTCGAGCCGCGAAAGCTTCCTGCTCGCCGCCACGCGGCTGATCAACGAACTCGGCTATCGCGGCGCCTCGGTCCAGCGCATCGCGTCGGAGCTAAACGTCACCAAGGGCAGCTTCTACCACCATCTCGACGCCAAGGACGATCTGGTGATCGAATGCTACAAGCGCAGCTTCGGCACGATTACCGATGCCCAGCGCGAGGCCGACGACCAAGGTGGCAGCCATTGGCAGCGGTTGACGGCGACGCTGGCCACCCTGCTCGACATCCAGTTCTCCGAACGCGGGCCCTTGCTGCGCACCACGGCGCTGTCGGGGCTGCCGATCGAGGTGCGCCAGACGATGATCGACCATTCGAACCGCATCGCCCGCCGCTTCGCGGGCACGATGAGCGACGGCATCGCCGAAGGATCGATCCGCGCGATCGACCCGCTGGTGGCGAGCCAGATCCTGATGGCGCTCCAGAACGCCGCCTTCGACATGCGCAAATGGGCGGGCACCATGCCCCGCGACCGCGCGGTGGCGTTCTACGCCTCGACGCTGGCGTTCGGGCTGTTCGACGATCGGGTTCTCGCCGAATAG
- a CDS encoding Zn-dependent alcohol dehydrogenase — protein sequence MKAAVLHEAKTPLVIEKVRVDKPGPREVLIRTAAVGVCRSDLHFIDGGFPHPVPTIPGHEAAGVVEAVGEGVSSVKPGDHVITFFTAFCGACEFCISGRPSLCIDSSTRRPANAEPRLRLSSGQALAPFLNLSAFAEMMLVHEHACVAISRDMPLDRAALLGCAVITGAGAIFNDSKVKPGESVAVIGAGGIGVSAINAAKIAGAGMIVAIDPVPEKRELARKMGATHVFDSADDGLVKMLLKLTDGGVHYAIEAVGRPATAELAWNLLRRGGTATILGMISPGQSVSIPGHTFLTGKKLQGSLLGSTQFPIDMPRLVQMYLDGKLDLDTMVAERIGLDQVNDAMAKLRTGDTARSVIVFA from the coding sequence GTGAAAGCAGCCGTTCTGCACGAGGCGAAGACCCCGCTGGTCATCGAGAAGGTGCGCGTCGACAAGCCCGGCCCGCGCGAGGTGCTGATCCGCACCGCGGCGGTGGGGGTGTGCCGATCCGACCTGCACTTCATCGATGGCGGCTTTCCCCATCCGGTTCCGACGATTCCCGGGCATGAGGCAGCGGGCGTGGTCGAGGCTGTGGGCGAGGGGGTGTCGAGCGTGAAGCCCGGCGACCATGTCATCACCTTCTTTACCGCCTTTTGCGGGGCGTGCGAATTCTGCATCTCGGGCCGGCCTTCGCTTTGCATCGATTCGTCGACGCGGCGGCCAGCCAATGCCGAACCGCGGCTGCGGCTGTCGAGCGGGCAGGCGTTGGCGCCGTTCCTGAACCTGTCGGCGTTCGCCGAGATGATGCTGGTGCACGAACATGCCTGTGTCGCGATCAGCCGCGACATGCCGCTCGATCGCGCGGCGTTGCTCGGCTGCGCGGTGATCACCGGCGCGGGGGCGATCTTCAACGACAGCAAGGTGAAGCCCGGCGAGAGCGTCGCGGTGATCGGTGCGGGCGGGATCGGTGTGTCGGCGATCAACGCCGCCAAGATCGCGGGTGCGGGCATGATCGTGGCGATCGATCCGGTCCCCGAGAAGCGCGAGCTGGCGCGCAAGATGGGCGCGACGCATGTGTTCGACTCCGCCGACGACGGGTTGGTGAAGATGCTGCTCAAGCTCACCGATGGCGGGGTGCATTATGCGATCGAGGCGGTGGGGCGCCCTGCGACCGCCGAGCTTGCCTGGAACCTCCTGCGCCGCGGCGGCACCGCGACGATCCTGGGGATGATTTCCCCCGGCCAGTCGGTGAGCATTCCCGGCCACACCTTCCTGACCGGCAAGAAGCTGCAAGGATCGCTGCTGGGATCGACGCAATTCCCGATCGACATGCCGCGATTGGTGCAGATGTATCTCGACGGCAAGCTCGACCTCGACACGATGGTCGCCGAGCGGATCGGCCTCGACCAGGTCAACGACGCGATGGCGAAGCTGCGGACCGGCGACACCGCGCGATCGGTGATCGTGTTCGCATGA
- a CDS encoding YdcH family protein, producing the protein MHSPHLSALEAKHATLDRRITAESQRPLPDPTVLRDLKRAKLRVKEEMTTQ; encoded by the coding sequence ATGCACAGTCCGCACCTGTCCGCCCTGGAAGCCAAGCACGCCACGCTCGATCGCCGCATCACGGCCGAGTCGCAGCGGCCGCTCCCCGATCCGACGGTGTTGCGCGACCTCAAGCGGGCCAAGCTTCGGGTGAAGGAAGAAATGACGACCCAGTAA
- a CDS encoding PilZ domain-containing protein, with protein sequence MDRYAQDPDSIPDGDEDGEAQRNTSRDSLLLTATLRTDAGASSVRVRNLSAGGLMAEYAIALPNGTAVEIDVRGIGWVAGKVAWATDGRLGIAFDSPIDPKLARKPVGTGAKTPIYLKPPLRR encoded by the coding sequence ATGGACCGTTACGCACAGGACCCCGATTCGATCCCCGACGGGGACGAAGACGGCGAGGCACAGCGCAATACCTCGCGCGACAGCCTGTTGCTCACCGCAACGCTGCGCACCGATGCTGGTGCCAGCAGCGTCCGCGTGCGCAATCTGTCGGCGGGCGGGCTGATGGCCGAATATGCGATTGCCTTGCCCAACGGCACCGCGGTCGAAATCGATGTGCGCGGGATCGGCTGGGTGGCGGGCAAGGTGGCGTGGGCGACCGATGGCCGGTTGGGGATCGCGTTCGATTCGCCGATCGACCCAAAATTGGCGCGCAAGCCCGTAGGAACGGGCGCCAAGACCCCGATCTATCTGAAGCCGCCGCTGCGTCGTTGA
- a CDS encoding DUF4174 domain-containing protein — protein MIEALLPLGIAAAVQAAPASLYSLQWERRVLIVFAPSRDDPDLASQRRLLDKNAMAERDLHVIEVIGDSVSGVRDYAGRLRQRYGVSEREFQAVLLGKDGGLKLRRTDPIAMSLLSDTIDAMPMRRAEAARISR, from the coding sequence ATGATCGAAGCGCTCCTTCCCCTCGGCATCGCCGCCGCCGTCCAGGCCGCCCCCGCCTCGCTTTATTCGCTGCAATGGGAACGCCGCGTGCTGATCGTCTTCGCGCCATCGCGCGACGACCCCGATCTCGCGAGCCAGCGGCGGCTGCTCGACAAGAACGCGATGGCCGAGCGGGATCTGCACGTCATCGAAGTCATCGGCGATTCGGTATCGGGGGTGCGCGACTATGCGGGGCGCCTGCGCCAGCGTTACGGCGTGTCCGAGCGCGAGTTCCAGGCGGTGCTGCTGGGCAAGGACGGCGGGCTGAAGCTTCGCCGCACCGATCCGATCGCGATGTCGCTCCTGAGCGATACGATCGACGCAATGCCGATGCGCCGCGCCGAGGCCGCGCGGATCAGTCGCTAG
- a CDS encoding phosphotransferase family protein, whose translation MSALAEETIDTAALERWMRAQDPGFAGPVALTKFAGGQSNPTYRVDTPGGSYVLRRQPFGALLPSAHAVDREYRLIAALHPTGFPVARPCFGLCDDPAVIGSKFYMMELVEGRTLWDGTLPDMPRADRRAHYEAMVDTLADLHAIDYAAAGLGDFGKPGNYFERQVARWTRQYRAAQTDDIPAAEALIDYLARTVPPQTRTAIVHGDYRIDNMIFAPQAPRILAVLDWELSTLGDPLADFAYFAMNWVTEPEGRSGVMGQTGGDTGIPTLEEVTARYCARTGRDDVPDLNWYFAYNLFRLMGIVQGIKKRWLDGNASNAAAEATAARVPFLAEAAWGFAVKAGA comes from the coding sequence ATGAGCGCGCTGGCTGAAGAAACGATCGACACCGCCGCGCTCGAACGGTGGATGCGCGCGCAAGACCCCGGCTTTGCCGGGCCGGTAGCGCTCACCAAATTCGCCGGCGGGCAATCGAACCCTACTTATCGCGTCGATACGCCAGGGGGCAGCTATGTGCTGCGTCGCCAGCCCTTCGGCGCGCTGCTGCCCTCGGCGCATGCCGTCGATCGCGAGTATCGGCTGATCGCCGCGCTCCATCCCACCGGCTTTCCAGTCGCGCGGCCCTGTTTCGGGCTGTGCGACGATCCGGCGGTGATCGGGTCGAAATTCTACATGATGGAATTGGTCGAAGGGCGAACCTTGTGGGACGGGACACTGCCCGACATGCCCCGCGCCGACCGCCGCGCGCATTACGAGGCGATGGTCGATACGCTCGCCGACCTGCACGCGATCGATTACGCGGCGGCGGGCCTCGGCGATTTCGGCAAGCCCGGCAATTATTTCGAGCGCCAGGTCGCGCGCTGGACGCGGCAATATCGCGCGGCGCAGACCGACGATATCCCCGCCGCCGAAGCGCTGATCGACTATCTCGCGCGCACCGTGCCGCCGCAAACGCGTACCGCGATCGTCCACGGCGATTATCGCATCGACAATATGATCTTCGCGCCGCAAGCGCCGCGCATCCTGGCGGTGCTCGATTGGGAGCTGTCGACCTTGGGCGATCCGCTTGCCGACTTCGCCTATTTCGCGATGAACTGGGTGACCGAGCCCGAGGGGCGGTCGGGGGTGATGGGGCAGACCGGCGGCGACACCGGCATCCCGACTCTCGAGGAAGTGACCGCACGCTATTGTGCGCGGACGGGGCGCGACGATGTGCCCGACCTCAACTGGTATTTCGCCTATAATCTGTTCCGGCTGATGGGCATCGTCCAGGGGATCAAGAAGCGTTGGCTCGACGGCAACGCCTCGAACGCCGCCGCCGAGGCGACCGCCGCGCGGGTGCCGTTCCTGGCCGAGGCGGCTTGGGGGTTTGCGGTGAAGGCGGGGGCATGA